The genomic DNA GGGTCGTGCTCGTGGAGCGGTCGGACCGGATGTACGGAGGCACCTGTCCCAACGTGGGCTGCGTCCCGACGAAGGCGCTGGTCCACCACGCCGACAAACGCCGGCCGGAGGATGCGGCGCAGGAGTGGTACGAGCGTTCCGTCGCCAAGGTCCAAGCGGTGACCAAGATGATGCGCGACGGCAACTACGCAGGGCTGAACGGCATGGAGACCGTCACGGTCCTCACTGGTCAGGCCGCGTTCGTCGACCCGCACACCGTCGCGGTCCAGACAGGCCGCGAACGACTTACGGTCACCGCCGACACCATCTTGATCAATACCGGCTCCGAGCCGATCATCCGCGACATTCCTGGTCTGCGTGACAGCCAATACACCGTCACCAGCTCCGAGCTGATCGAGACCACTGTCCTGCCGGAACGACTGACCATCATCGGCGGCGGATACCTCGGCCTGGAGTTCGCCGCGATCTACCGTCGGTTCGGCTCGCAGGTGACCGTGCTCGAGGCATCTCCGAAGATCCTCGGCCGTGTCGACGACGACGTCGCCGCCGTCGCCCAGGACATCCTCACCGACGAGGGCATCGAGATCATTGCCGGCGCGCACGTGAGCCAGGTCCGCGACGGGGACGGCGGCGCGACCGTCGTCTACGACAAGGACGGCCACCAGCACTCCGTAGCAGCCGACGCCATCCTGGCCGCCACCGGCCGCGCCCCGGCCACCCGCGATCTCGCCCTGGAGGCAGCCGGGGTCCGTACCACCGAGCGGGGAGCGGTCGAGGTCGACGCGTTCCTGCGCACCAGCCAGCCGCACATCTACGCCCTCGGCGACGTCAACGGCGGTCCCCAGTTCACCTACATCTCTCTCGACGACAGCCGCATCGTCCTCGATCAGCTCATCGGTGAGGGCAAGCGCTCCACAGCGGACCGGGTGGCCATCCCGCACACCCTGTTCATGACCCCGCCGCTGGCAACCGTCGGGCTGACGGAGAAGGAGGCCCGCGCGGCAGGACACCGGGTGAAGATCGCCAGTCAGCCGGTCGCCGAGATCATCGCCATGCCGCGCGCGTACATCGTCGAGGACCCCAGAGGCGTCATGAAGTTCGTCCTCGACGCCGACACCGACGACATTCTCGGCGCCGCCCTGCTCAGCATCGACGCGCAGGAACTCATCAACACCGTGGCGCTCGCCATGCGGCACGGCGTCAAGGCGGCCGACCTCCGCGACGCCGTCTACCAGCACCCCACCTCCACCGAAGCCTTCAACGACGTACTCGCCACCATCGTGCGAGCCGACTGACCACCAGCCACCTGCGCCCAGGCCGTGTTTCGTGACGGGCTGGTCCGGCTTCGGCAAGGCGCGTGACCCCGACATCCACTGGGAATGGCAACCTGGATTCGCCGCCCTTGTGGGCATGAGTGGTTGACATCGGGTCCTCTCCTGCTGCTCGGTGAGCCCGTCCTCGGCCGTTGCGTCCAGGGTGAACGCCCGCCTCCCGCGCCGTGCAGCAGAACAGCGCCGCCTGGAACCCGTAGGTGGATCCGACCGCTTCTCCGTGGCGGATGCGTTGTCGTGTCCGGAGGCGACGCGGGTTGTCGGACGGAGGGGCCCCGCGGCGTGAGCCGGCGGGACCCGATGGACAGCACGCCCATCCACCTGGGACGGCACCATCCACCCGGGCCGGAACCTGATCACCGACCTCTTGCGTCCTATCGGTCACGTCGTGCTCATGGCTCCAGGCCGAGGACGGGTCCGAGGCAGATGGGTGGGACATGGTGAAGCGGGCTGCCGGCACGGTGGTGTCGGAATCCAGGGATGCGATGTCCCGGTGGCGGCCGATTCAAGCAGGTGGGTGGCGGCGGCGGTGGGGCAAGGACGCCAAGGGCCGGTCATCCTGGGCGCGTGGGCGTGTCCTCGCTTCACTTGCCGTGCTGACCTCCGGCCTGATGGCCTTCCACGCGATCGTGCCCAATACCGTGGGCCACCTGGGTAGTTTGCTGGAGGCATTCCTGCCCTGGCTCGGCCTGGCCGTCCCGGTGCTGCTCATCCTGGCCCTGCTGCGCCGCTCGGCCACCGCGCTGGTGTTCCTGCTTCTCCCCGCAGCCGTCTGGGCGAACCTCTTCGGCGCGTTGTTCCTCCCCGGGGACCGCGGTGCGCATGACATCACGGCGGTCCAGCACAACGTCAGTGACGAGAACACCGTCCCTGTCGGCACGGCGGAAGCACTCGTCGAGGCCGCGCCGGAGCTCATCGCTCTGGAGGAGCTGACGCCGCCCGCGTCGGCCCTTTACGAGAAGGCTCTGGCACCCGACTACCCGTACCACGCCGTCGAAGGCACCGTCGGCCTCTGGTCGAAGTACCCGCTGGCGGACGTCCGCCGGTTGGACATCAAACCCAAGGGGATCGAGGAGGGCTGGAGCCGTGGGTTGCGGGCCGCCGCGCGGACGCCGTGGGGCGAGACCGCTGTCTACGTCGCCCATCTGCCCTCGGTCCGTGTCCGGCGGACCGGCTTCGACTCGGGTTGGCGGGACGAAAGCGCCGAACTGCTGGGCGCGGCCATCGCCGCCGAGAAGCTGGACAAGGTGATCCTGCTCGGTGACTTCAACAGCACGGTGGACGATCGCGGGCTGGCCCCCGTCACCTCGCAGATGAACCCGCAGGCGCAGGACTTCGCCTTCAGCTGGCCAGCGGTCTTCCCCGTTTCCCGGATCGACCACATCATGACCCGCTCGGCAACCGTGACCGGCGTTCGGACCCTGCCCGCCACCGGCAGCGACCACCTCCCGATCGCCGCCGGCATCAAACTCGCCCCCTGATCGCCGAGCGCGCCGGTCGGTGAAGCCCGCCGAGCAGTGACGCGGGTGGCAGCGGTGACGGATGCGTCAACGTGGACGCACATCCAGTCGCACGGAATCAGTACCGTCGCCGAGGCGAACGCTCAGCTGGGAACCCAGCTCCTTAAAGCCCAGAGCATGCGCCACACGCCTTGACGGATGCGGCCGTGCTCTCCATTGCGGAAGCTGCTCGGCGTCCAGCGCGCGGGTCACCGCCGCAGACGCCACGAACCGCGCCAGTCCCCGGCCTCGACAGTCAGGCGCAACCAGCACGCTCAGGTGAGCGACCGACTGCGGCCAAGCTCGATAGCCGGCCGCAGCAACAACGTCCTCACCCTCGCGGAGGACGAACGCAGGAGAGGTGATGGTCTCCAGACCACTCTCGTCTGCGTCCTCTTCACCAGCACGGGCCAGGAGCGAGGCCAACTCGTCGTCGTCGCACATCACCTCCTCGACAGCGACGCCTTCATGCGCAGAAAGGAAGTCCGCCCGGTCGAGATAGAAGAGGGAGGCCGGCCCAAGTGCATCGAGGACGGGCACCACCTCACGCAAGCGATCGTCGTCGACGAGCTCCTCGGGGGACAGCTTCCTTGAAGCGTCCGCCATCAGCTGGGCGGCCTGCACACTCGGCGTGGTGACGATGCCGGCACCTCCGAGGAACACGACTCCCGTCCACAGCGGCGGACACAACCGCGAGCCTGGGGAGACCACGACGTTCGCCCCGTTCGCGGGGAACTCCACCGGCGTCACCGCCAGTTCAGTCCACAGCTCCCGAGCCCGGCCGAGCAGCAGATCGCCAGTCATGGCCGTATCGTGCCGGACCCCGCGCCCCTGGACAACTGATCGTGGCAGCGGCACAAGAGTTCCGGCACTGGGGGGCGGCGGGCTGCGCCGATCGTCGGCGGCGGTCGGGCCGTGGAATCATCGGGCCGCTGGGCAGGCGGGTATCTCTACGAACGGTGGTGGGTGGATGTGGTTGCCGACTGGGAGTGGGACGACACGTTGTTCCTGGGCACGGCCGCCCACTATCAGCGGGGGAGGCTGCCCTACGCCCCCGGGCTGGCGGACGTGCTCGCCGAGGTCCTGAGGCTCGACGGGCAAGGGCGTCTCGTCGACGTGGGCTGTGGACCGGGCATCCTTGCCCTGACCCTGGCGCACTTGTTCCGTGAGATCGTCGGCGTCGACCCGGACAGCGGGATGATCGTCGAAGCCGAGCGCAGGGCCGCCGAGTGCGGACTGACGGGGAAGATGCAGTGGGTGCGGGCCCGGGCCGAGGATCTGCCCGCAGGTCTCGGCACGTTCACGGTGGCGACCTTCGGCCAGTCCTTCCACTGGATGGATCGCGATCTGGTGGCGGCAACCGTCAGGACCATGCTTCGGCCCGGTGGGGCGCTGGTGCACATCTCCGACCTGAAGACGCAGTCCCCAGCCGTCGACGGCCTTCCGCATCCGGCGGTCCCTTATGCGGCGGTGGAGGAGCTGGTCAGGCAGTACCTGGGACCGGTCCGACGAGCCGGCCGGGGGACGCTGCCACACGGCACGCCCGGCGATGAGGCGGCGGTGCTCACCCGGGCGGGATTCGCCGGTCCCCAGCGCCATGTGGTGCCTGGCGGGCAGGCGTTGGAGCGCACTGATGACGATGTCGTCGCGTGGGCGTTCTCGATGTCGTTCTCGGCTCCGCACCTGTTCGGTGTGCACCGCGACGACTTCGAGGCAGACCTGCGTCGACTGCTGCGGGAGGTCTCCCCGTCCGGCAGGTTCTCCGAACGTCGGCCGAGCACCGAGGTCTTCGTCTGGTGGAAAGGAACCGCCGGACCAGGACCCGAACCGAGCGCGTGACTCCTTGCACGAAGGCCGACTCATTCGAAAGTGGCACCGGACGGCGTCCCGAGAGCGTCCGGCAGCCCAGAAGCGCTGAGCCTTGCCGCTCCGTCAACTGGAGTGCGGCGTGACTGCACACCAGTTGACGGGTTGAGTACGTCCGAAAATCACATCAGGTGTGTTCGTGGCGCCGGCTGGTCCTACCCCACCCAGAGGTGCGCTCTCCACGGCGCTGACCTGCGTAATTGTGACCGAGACTGGGTCGGCAACGAGTCGTCGCGCGCATGCAGGAACGCCACGCGCGGACAGACGCCGCGTGACCGGCGTCGCACGGAGTCAGGCCCGTCCGGGCACTTCGGTCCGGCACGAGAAGTAGCGCAGGTCAGCTGCTGCGGTATAGGCGCAACCGAAACGTGCTGCCCCCGCCCACAGCGTCGGCCGACGGAACCCACCAGCTGATCTGGTCCTTACGGAACCGGCCCCGTACCCGCCCGCCGAGGGCACGTTACGGGGCCGGTCCGCGCACGAAGTTCACTCAGTCCGGTCGGTGACTCGTCCCGGGCGTCGTCGGCGACGAACGGATTCACTCTGCCGCACGTGCGGGCAGGCCGACGACGAACTCGCCCGGCACCCGCCCCCAGCCATGGCGGTGAGAGCAGGGGACCCGGACGGCCGGGCTACCGACAGAGCCCAGGCTTCAGCATCAGCTCTCGCGCACCAGCGTCGACCGGTGGGTCCCCTGTACAGGTCAGTTGGAGAATCGGTGCGTGCCGGAGCCCGCAGCGAAGACGGCGCAGCCGTCTTCCATCCGGAGAAACTCGGAAGTGCCGTGGGTGACTTGGGCAGCCTCGGTGGCGGGGATCCATACCTCGGCCGTGGTGTTGGCGGGCACCGTGAGGGCGAGGCGGAATCCGTCGTCGTCCAGCTTCCAGCGGGTGATGACAGGGCCGCGGACGGAGTCGTAACGTCCCTCCGCCTCCGTGACACCGCCGCCCGGGCGCGGTCGGACGAGGATCTCCCGGAAGCCCGGTGCGGCCGGTGCGATGCCCGCGATGTTCGCGTACATCCATTCGCCCACCGAGCCGTACGCGTAGTGGTTGAAGGAATTCATTCCGGCGTCCTGGAAGCTGCCGTCGGGCTTGATGGAGTCCCAGCGCTCCCACATCGTCGTCGCACCCTTGTCGATCTGGTAGCCCCAACTCGGGAAGGACCGCTGGACGAGCAGTCGGTAGGCGACATCGGTATGACCCGTCGAGGTGAGCACGGGCAACAGACGAGGGGTACCGAGGAACCCGGTCGTCAGATGCCAGTCCTTGGCCTTGATGAGTTCGACGAGGCGGTCGGCCGCGGGGCCCCGGTCGGCGTCCGCCAGCAGGTCCATGGACAGGGCCAGCACGTACGCGGTCTGTGTGTCGCCCTTCACCTTGCCGCCGCTCGAGACGTAAGCCGCGCGGAAGGCGTCACGGACGCTTGCGAAGAGTGAGGTGTACGGTGCCGGGTCCTTTCCGAGGGCCCGAGCGGCACGGGCGACGAGGTCGGCGACATGGGCGAAGTACGCGGTGCCGATGACATCCTTGGGGGTCTCGTCCTGGATGTTGAGCCAGTCGCCGTACCCCTCGGCCGGTCGCAGGAAGCCGCTGCTGTGCGTCTCCAGGTAGTCGAGCCACTTCAGCATCGAGGGCCAGGACTGATCGAGGATCCGGGTGTCGCCGTATGCCTGGTACAGCGCCCAGGGCACGGTCACTCCGGCGTCGCCCCAGCCCGCCACGCCCTTGCCGACCGTGCCGACAAAGGGAGCCACGTCGGTGAAAGCACCGTCGTCCGACTGACCGTCACGCAGGTCGACGAGCCATTTGGTGAGGAAGCGTCCCGACGCCATGTTGTACGCGGCCGTCGGCGCGAAGACGTTGATGTCGCCCGTCCAGCCGAGCCGCTCGTCGCGCGCGGGGGTGTCGGTGGGGATGGAGACGAAGTTACCGCGCTGCCCCCAAGTGATGTTGCTGTGCAGCTGGTTGAGCAACGGCACGTTCGTGGAGAAGTCCATGGTGAAGGGTGCATCGGTGTGGATGACCCGCCCCGCTACGGCGTTCAGCGGTGGTTTGCCCGGATAACCGGTCACCTCGACGTAGCGGAAGCCGTGAAAGGTGAAACGAGGTTCGTACGTCTCCTTGCCGCCACCCTTGAGGATGTAGGTGTCGGTGGCGCGGGCGGAGCGCAGATT from Streptomyces sp. NBC_01707 includes the following:
- a CDS encoding FAD-dependent oxidoreductase, with product MEGANHSLHADVLVIGYGKGGKTVAAKMGRLGKRVVLVERSDRMYGGTCPNVGCVPTKALVHHADKRRPEDAAQEWYERSVAKVQAVTKMMRDGNYAGLNGMETVTVLTGQAAFVDPHTVAVQTGRERLTVTADTILINTGSEPIIRDIPGLRDSQYTVTSSELIETTVLPERLTIIGGGYLGLEFAAIYRRFGSQVTVLEASPKILGRVDDDVAAVAQDILTDEGIEIIAGAHVSQVRDGDGGATVVYDKDGHQHSVAADAILAATGRAPATRDLALEAAGVRTTERGAVEVDAFLRTSQPHIYALGDVNGGPQFTYISLDDSRIVLDQLIGEGKRSTADRVAIPHTLFMTPPLATVGLTEKEARAAGHRVKIASQPVAEIIAMPRAYIVEDPRGVMKFVLDADTDDILGAALLSIDAQELINTVALAMRHGVKAADLRDAVYQHPTSTEAFNDVLATIVRAD
- a CDS encoding endonuclease/exonuclease/phosphatase family protein; the encoded protein is MAFHAIVPNTVGHLGSLLEAFLPWLGLAVPVLLILALLRRSATALVFLLLPAAVWANLFGALFLPGDRGAHDITAVQHNVSDENTVPVGTAEALVEAAPELIALEELTPPASALYEKALAPDYPYHAVEGTVGLWSKYPLADVRRLDIKPKGIEEGWSRGLRAAARTPWGETAVYVAHLPSVRVRRTGFDSGWRDESAELLGAAIAAEKLDKVILLGDFNSTVDDRGLAPVTSQMNPQAQDFAFSWPAVFPVSRIDHIMTRSATVTGVRTLPATGSDHLPIAAGIKLAP
- a CDS encoding GNAT family N-acetyltransferase; translated protein: MTGDLLLGRARELWTELAVTPVEFPANGANVVVSPGSRLCPPLWTGVVFLGGAGIVTTPSVQAAQLMADASRKLSPEELVDDDRLREVVPVLDALGPASLFYLDRADFLSAHEGVAVEEVMCDDDELASLLARAGEEDADESGLETITSPAFVLREGEDVVAAAGYRAWPQSVAHLSVLVAPDCRGRGLARFVASAAVTRALDAEQLPQWRARPHPSRRVAHALGFKELGSQLSVRLGDGTDSVRLDVRPR
- a CDS encoding class I SAM-dependent methyltransferase; protein product: MVADWEWDDTLFLGTAAHYQRGRLPYAPGLADVLAEVLRLDGQGRLVDVGCGPGILALTLAHLFREIVGVDPDSGMIVEAERRAAECGLTGKMQWVRARAEDLPAGLGTFTVATFGQSFHWMDRDLVAATVRTMLRPGGALVHISDLKTQSPAVDGLPHPAVPYAAVEELVRQYLGPVRRAGRGTLPHGTPGDEAAVLTRAGFAGPQRHVVPGGQALERTDDDVVAWAFSMSFSAPHLFGVHRDDFEADLRRLLREVSPSGRFSERRPSTEVFVWWKGTAGPGPEPSA